In Bacillota bacterium, the DNA window TGGGACCAGACCGCGCCCCCGCCGCCCTCGGGGTGGAGGAGGCGGAGGGCGTGGTCGTTGGTGTCGCAGACGAAGAGCCGATCGCCCTCCGGATCCCAGGCGAGCCCGCCGGGCTCGTGCAGGCCGGAGGCCAGCGTGGCCAGGCGGCCACTCGCGGGCTCCAGCCGCCTCACCTTGCCGTTGTAGGTGTCCGCCACCAGGAGGCGCGAGCGGCGCGCATCCCAGGCGACCGCCAGGGGATGCGGCAGGCGCGCCTCGCCCGGGCCGCCGTCGCTGTCGCCGAAGTCGAAGAGGCCGCTGCCGGCGACCGTCTCCACCCGGCCGGCCGCCACGTCCACCCGTCGGATGGCGCTGGCCTCGCTGTCC includes these proteins:
- a CDS encoding alkyl hydroperoxide reductase; the protein is AGTLWRAPAGEPGPAEPYAEGLRQPWDLAGDGETVWVAMAGAHQIWRFAPPAPPRPWAGLGWEGLRDGDLRGAFFAQPSGLAFDGRHLWVADSEASAIRRVDVAAGRVETVAGSGLFDFGDSDGGPGEARLPHPLAVAWDARRSRLLVADTYNGKVRRLEPASGRLATLASGLHEPGGLAWDPEGDRLFVCDTNDHALRLLHPEGGGGAVWSHEMP